A region of Desulfolithobacter dissulfuricans DNA encodes the following proteins:
- a CDS encoding J domain-containing protein, whose translation MNSKEWRQAVEEARELLGLGDRATLGEIKRAYHRQCKKYHPDTAGKPDQETEAIMYRITAAYELLMRYIKDYRFPLRPGEHDIYDAEDWWMDRFGQDPLWSRRRK comes from the coding sequence GTGAACAGTAAGGAATGGCGGCAGGCGGTGGAGGAGGCCAGGGAACTGCTTGGCCTGGGTGATCGGGCCACCCTGGGTGAGATCAAGCGGGCCTATCACCGGCAGTGCAAGAAATATCATCCCGATACCGCCGGTAAGCCGGATCAGGAGACCGAGGCGATCATGTACCGGATCACCGCGGCCTACGAGCTGCTCATGCGCTATATAAAGGACTACCGTTTCCCGCTCCGTCCCGGAGAACACGATATCTATGATGCCGAGGACTGGTGGATGGACCGGTTCGGTCAGGATCCGCTCTGGAGCCGGCGGCGGAAATAA
- a CDS encoding hybrid sensor histidine kinase/response regulator — MMKYLSLTRILLVLLTIACLSGLFYLPYRSVRTETIEAYNKEQFILASQAAREIEAFFNTCTSALYYLASQPSIIRLDNIGRRLMEDFHTIHATEISAVTRIDATGRIIYTVPFDKKAIGADVSSQPHNKRIMETHKPVVSEVFMAVQGYPAVAYVYPVFDGATYQGTISFLIPFEELAKRYVSAIEQGNKSRAILISRTGVGLYCPLDTLEEKIAHPAWSLKDRLTDSPSMLRMIEEMMAGRTGRAVFTVPHSIHSPNGGATMHAVYRPIHLPDNNYWSIAVATPEHLVLQTMTDFRNKWLLATTIAICVVLVLSFFLSWSLATSTEEHRRLAVEAQLHRLLEHLPIGVVLWDQDGRMIYANRAALELLEESREEAILGRKMLDFIDSEFHDQFRSRHEQLLRRKPVPATTYKIITSKNNCRTVEVDTVPFHFNEQPCLISLIQDITERFAAEETRKRLVTAIEQTRESILITNREGIIEYVNPAFTAITGYSREEALGKTPSILRSGKHDQAFYRSMWQTITSGEVWQGRIVNRKKDGSLFVEMATISPVRDKEGKITHFVAVKRDITHEVELEAQLQQAQKMEAIGTLAGGIAHDFNNILGAIIGFTDMALLLCDPDSPVYENLEHIRQGGQRATDLVQQILTFSRRGATAKHPVSVAPLIKESLKLLRASLPATIRINRQIKAPDAKVLASPVQIQQIIMNLCTNAFHSMGEKGGQLDIILETVPQGEDKTTNWVRLVIRDTGCGIDKEILNRIFDPFFTTKEPGQGTGMGLSVVHGIVHDLGGIIKVESTPGEGSIFTVLLPATGQGLEPELVETDEPLPRGNEHILIVDDERDICTTYRMMLGHLGYQVTDLCNPEEALEYLRKNPEAFDLVITDQTMPEMTGLILLHEILAINPDLPVILCTGYSEQVDEPRAREAGARGLLMKPIDLQAMARTVRRILDEAGNSTGN; from the coding sequence ATGATGAAATATCTCTCACTTACCAGGATCCTCCTGGTCCTGCTGACCATTGCCTGCCTCAGTGGCCTGTTCTACCTTCCCTACCGTTCGGTCCGCACTGAAACCATCGAGGCCTACAACAAGGAACAGTTCATCCTCGCCTCCCAGGCGGCCCGGGAAATCGAAGCCTTCTTCAATACCTGCACCAGCGCTCTGTACTACCTGGCCAGCCAGCCCTCGATCATTCGGCTCGACAACATCGGCCGGAGGCTCATGGAAGACTTCCACACCATCCATGCAACGGAAATTTCCGCGGTAACACGCATTGATGCCACCGGTCGTATAATTTATACCGTACCTTTTGACAAGAAAGCCATCGGCGCAGATGTTTCCAGTCAGCCCCACAACAAAAGAATCATGGAAACCCATAAACCCGTGGTCAGCGAGGTCTTCATGGCCGTCCAGGGTTATCCGGCGGTGGCCTATGTCTATCCCGTCTTCGACGGCGCCACCTACCAGGGGACGATCAGTTTTCTGATCCCCTTCGAGGAACTGGCCAAAAGATATGTATCGGCCATTGAACAGGGCAACAAAAGCCGGGCCATCCTGATCAGCCGCACCGGGGTTGGCCTCTACTGTCCGCTGGATACCCTGGAAGAAAAAATCGCTCATCCGGCCTGGTCTCTGAAGGACCGGCTGACCGACTCACCGAGCATGCTCCGGATGATCGAAGAGATGATGGCCGGCAGAACCGGCCGGGCCGTCTTCACCGTGCCCCACTCCATCCACTCGCCAAACGGTGGCGCCACCATGCACGCGGTCTACCGGCCCATTCACCTCCCCGACAACAACTACTGGTCCATTGCCGTGGCCACACCGGAACACCTGGTGCTGCAGACCATGACCGATTTCCGCAACAAGTGGCTTCTGGCCACCACCATTGCCATATGCGTGGTCCTGGTGCTGAGCTTTTTCCTCTCCTGGTCACTGGCCACCAGTACCGAGGAACACCGGCGCCTGGCCGTGGAGGCCCAGCTGCACCGGCTGCTGGAACATCTGCCCATCGGGGTTGTGCTCTGGGACCAGGACGGCCGGATGATCTACGCCAACCGCGCTGCCCTGGAGCTCCTGGAGGAATCCCGGGAGGAGGCGATCCTTGGCCGAAAGATGCTGGATTTTATCGATTCCGAGTTTCACGACCAGTTCCGCAGCCGCCACGAACAGCTGCTGCGCCGGAAACCCGTCCCGGCCACCACCTACAAGATCATCACCAGTAAAAACAATTGTCGGACCGTGGAGGTCGACACCGTTCCGTTTCATTTCAACGAACAGCCCTGCCTTATATCCCTGATCCAGGACATCACCGAACGGTTCGCCGCCGAAGAAACCCGCAAACGGCTGGTCACGGCCATTGAACAGACCCGGGAATCCATCCTCATCACCAACCGCGAAGGTATCATCGAGTATGTCAACCCGGCCTTCACCGCCATCACCGGCTACTCCCGGGAAGAGGCCCTGGGCAAGACACCCAGTATCCTGCGCAGCGGTAAACATGACCAGGCCTTCTACCGCTCCATGTGGCAGACCATCACGTCGGGCGAGGTCTGGCAGGGGCGGATCGTCAACCGGAAAAAAGACGGCAGCCTGTTCGTCGAGATGGCCACCATTTCACCGGTCCGGGACAAGGAGGGCAAGATCACCCATTTCGTGGCGGTCAAGCGGGATATCACCCATGAGGTGGAACTGGAAGCGCAACTGCAACAGGCCCAGAAAATGGAGGCCATCGGCACCCTGGCCGGCGGCATTGCCCACGACTTCAACAACATTCTCGGGGCCATCATCGGCTTCACCGACATGGCCCTGCTGCTGTGCGATCCCGACTCACCGGTCTACGAAAACCTGGAACATATCCGTCAGGGCGGCCAGCGGGCCACCGATCTGGTCCAGCAGATTCTTACCTTCAGCCGCCGCGGGGCCACGGCCAAACACCCGGTTTCCGTGGCCCCGCTCATCAAGGAAAGCCTCAAGCTGCTGCGGGCCTCCCTGCCGGCCACCATCAGGATCAACCGGCAGATCAAGGCACCGGACGCCAAGGTCCTGGCCTCCCCGGTCCAGATTCAGCAGATCATCATGAACCTGTGCACCAATGCCTTCCATTCCATGGGCGAAAAGGGTGGACAGCTCGATATCATCCTGGAAACCGTGCCACAGGGAGAGGACAAGACGACAAACTGGGTCCGCCTGGTGATCCGGGATACAGGCTGTGGGATTGACAAGGAGATCCTGAACCGGATCTTTGACCCCTTTTTCACCACCAAGGAACCGGGCCAGGGCACCGGCATGGGGCTCAGCGTGGTCCATGGAATCGTCCACGACCTGGGCGGCATCATCAAGGTAGAATCGACTCCGGGAGAGGGATCGATCTTCACCGTGCTGCTGCCGGCCACCGGCCAGGGACTGGAACCGGAGCTGGTGGAAACCGACGAGCCCCTGCCCCGGGGCAACGAGCATATCCTCATAGTCGACGATGAGCGCGATATCTGCACCACCTACCGGATGATGCTCGGTCACCTCGGATACCAGGTCACCGACCTGTGCAATCCAGAAGAGGCCCTGGAGTATCTGCGAAAAAATCCCGAGGCCTTTGACCTGGTGATCACCGACCAGACCATGCCGGAGATGACCGGCCTGATCCTGCTCCATGAAATCCTGGCCATCAACCCGGACCTGCCGGTGATTCTCTGCACCGGCTATTCGGAGCAGGTCGATGAACCCAGGGCCCGGGAGGCCGGAGCCCGGGGCCTGCTCATGAAACCCATCGATCTGCAGGCCATGGCCAGGACAGTGCGACGGATTCTGGACGAGGCAGGCAACAGTACCGGGAACTGA
- a CDS encoding MarR family winged helix-turn-helix transcriptional regulator, with translation MLDNKETDAALLRKQARYIFTVGKMLRRHLLQGLAGTAARGDNCCHGELSLAQLNLLLTVRGQQELTLTELADLLGVSPPSVSVMVERLVDKGLLVRERSTADRRKVVIGLSPDATDDLDRIEEQMIASFVDLVRELGPETAQQWYRVLQQVEKVLQQRLGRQGGVSRSGSGAADMNGNRTGR, from the coding sequence ATGTTGGATAACAAGGAAACAGACGCTGCCCTGTTGCGTAAACAGGCCCGGTATATCTTCACGGTGGGCAAGATGCTGCGCCGGCACCTGCTCCAGGGACTGGCTGGAACCGCTGCCCGGGGTGATAATTGCTGCCACGGGGAACTGTCGCTGGCCCAGCTCAATCTGCTGCTCACCGTGCGTGGTCAGCAGGAGCTGACCCTCACCGAACTGGCGGACCTGCTCGGCGTCTCGCCGCCCTCGGTGTCGGTGATGGTGGAACGGTTGGTGGATAAGGGGTTGCTGGTCCGGGAACGGTCCACGGCCGACCGGCGCAAGGTGGTGATCGGGTTGAGTCCGGATGCCACTGACGATCTTGATCGGATCGAGGAACAGATGATCGCCTCCTTTGTCGACCTGGTGCGCGAACTGGGGCCGGAAACCGCCCAGCAGTGGTACAGGGTCCTGCAGCAGGTGGAAAAGGTCCTCCAGCAGCGTCTCGGCCGCCAGGGAGGTGTTTCCCGGTCCGGGTCCGGAGCTGCAGACATGAATGGAAACCGTACAGGCAGATGA
- a CDS encoding efflux RND transporter permease subunit — MRRVLAAFAGNTVFANIVLVLIFMAGILAASSMIRESFPQFSLDRISIRVVWPGADPEEVEEGICLKLEEALENVEGIKQYTTTSSEGIGSAVVEVSEGYDVSEVLDDIKARVDAISTFPVDAERPVTTEITIRDSVMLLALSGELSEKQLKTWAERVRDEVRLLDGISQVEVFGVRDYEISIEISEARLREYGLTLSQVASAIRRASINLHGGTIRTRGEEVRIRTVDRKYTDEELARIVVFTGPGGELIRLGDLADIRDGFTEDPVVAIIDGRPSVFVMVFKTSTEDSLQISQTVSRYVQEKQDQLPPGVSLTDFYDNTKALKARINLLTRNGLLGMALVFFLLWLFLDLRLSFWAGMGIPISLAGAMFILWSMGATINMVSLFGFIMVLGIVVDDAIVVGESIYVHRKLGKGPLVAAVDGVSEVGMPVIAAVLTTVVAFIPLAYIGGIMGKFIAILPVVVISCLLISLVECLFLLPAHLSHLPDLNRSTRPGNRLARVLAGMQRFTQEGMERFVSRHYIPFLDRVLGYRYVTLATGLAVLLLSLGLVRSGLVKFQVFPKIDGFVITSTVEFPDGTPPEVTLRALDRIEEGFVRVAERIPTRTGEPMIEKRLRLLGQTLSGTMGRTGPNMGSVQFILLDSARRGVHSNELLVEWEREIGQIPGARSLTFEGLSAGPGGPEIEIWLQGRDMKQILAASGLVMDKLRSYDGVTQIRSDYSPGKNEFRLALKPGARALGLTAEDLARQVQAGYFGVESYRLQRGRDDIRVKVRLTRAERSRFSDFERLRIRTPDGAEVPILSVADISYGPGFSAIVRTDGLRRVAVTADVDARRANAGEIYADLSATFFPELKRKFPGLHVSLQGAKKNMRESFSSLKVTFPLAVLGIYVIVATIFRSYLQPLVILFTVPFGIIGAIIGHLLLGYDLSMMSLFGMVALTGVVVNDAIVLIERINENLAEGMTFFEAVKKGGARRFRAIMLTSISTVGGLAPLIMETDLQARFLIPMALSLAAGVTFATVLTLVLIPSLLAIVNDLRRLAVRLRTGTCPTRETVEPASGRRQPATEPPLPWQESTDRAG; from the coding sequence ATGAGACGAGTTCTGGCCGCCTTTGCCGGCAACACTGTCTTCGCCAATATCGTCCTGGTCCTGATTTTCATGGCCGGTATCCTGGCCGCCTCGTCCATGATCCGGGAGTCCTTTCCCCAGTTTTCCCTGGACCGAATTTCCATCCGGGTGGTCTGGCCCGGAGCTGACCCGGAAGAGGTGGAGGAGGGAATCTGTCTCAAGCTGGAAGAGGCCCTGGAAAATGTCGAGGGCATCAAGCAGTACACCACCACCTCGTCCGAGGGGATCGGCTCGGCCGTGGTCGAGGTGAGCGAGGGCTATGATGTCAGCGAGGTGCTCGATGACATCAAGGCCCGGGTCGATGCCATTTCCACCTTTCCCGTGGATGCGGAACGGCCGGTGACCACCGAGATCACCATACGTGATTCGGTGATGCTGCTGGCCCTTTCCGGGGAGCTTAGCGAAAAACAGCTCAAGACCTGGGCCGAGCGGGTGCGGGACGAGGTGCGACTGCTGGACGGTATCTCCCAGGTGGAGGTCTTCGGGGTCCGGGATTACGAGATCTCCATCGAGATCTCCGAAGCACGTCTGCGCGAGTATGGACTGACGCTCTCCCAGGTGGCCTCGGCCATCCGCCGGGCCAGTATCAATCTGCATGGCGGCACCATCCGGACCCGGGGCGAAGAGGTCCGGATCCGGACCGTGGACCGGAAGTACACCGACGAGGAGCTGGCCCGGATCGTAGTCTTCACCGGTCCGGGAGGCGAGCTGATCCGTCTGGGTGACCTGGCCGATATCCGGGACGGGTTCACCGAAGATCCGGTGGTGGCCATCATCGACGGGAGGCCATCGGTCTTTGTCATGGTGTTCAAGACCAGTACCGAGGATTCCCTGCAGATATCGCAGACCGTGAGCCGCTATGTGCAGGAGAAACAGGACCAGCTGCCCCCCGGGGTGTCGCTGACCGATTTTTACGACAATACCAAGGCCCTCAAGGCTCGGATCAACCTGCTGACCCGCAACGGTCTCCTCGGCATGGCCCTGGTCTTTTTTCTCCTCTGGCTTTTCCTCGACCTGCGGCTCAGTTTCTGGGCCGGCATGGGTATTCCCATCTCCCTGGCCGGCGCCATGTTCATCCTCTGGTCCATGGGCGCGACCATCAACATGGTTTCCCTGTTCGGGTTCATCATGGTGCTCGGGATCGTGGTCGACGATGCCATTGTGGTGGGCGAGTCCATCTATGTGCACCGCAAGCTGGGCAAGGGGCCACTTGTGGCGGCGGTGGACGGGGTGAGCGAGGTGGGTATGCCGGTTATTGCCGCGGTTCTCACCACCGTGGTTGCCTTTATTCCGCTGGCCTATATCGGTGGTATCATGGGCAAGTTCATTGCCATCCTGCCGGTGGTGGTCATCTCCTGCCTGCTGATTTCGCTGGTCGAGTGTTTGTTTCTCCTCCCGGCCCATCTCAGCCATCTGCCGGATCTCAACCGTTCGACCAGGCCCGGAAATCGCCTGGCCAGAGTGCTCGCCGGGATGCAGCGGTTTACCCAGGAGGGCATGGAGCGTTTCGTGTCCCGGCACTATATCCCTTTCCTCGACCGGGTCCTGGGATACCGGTACGTCACCCTGGCCACTGGCCTGGCGGTCCTGCTTCTGTCGCTTGGCTTGGTTCGCAGCGGTCTGGTGAAATTTCAGGTCTTTCCCAAGATCGATGGGTTTGTCATCACCTCCACGGTGGAGTTTCCCGACGGTACGCCGCCCGAGGTGACGCTCAGGGCCCTGGACCGGATCGAAGAGGGGTTTGTCCGGGTGGCCGAGCGGATTCCCACCCGGACCGGTGAGCCCATGATCGAGAAACGGCTGCGGCTGCTGGGCCAGACCCTGTCCGGGACCATGGGCCGTACCGGGCCCAACATGGGCTCGGTCCAGTTCATTCTCCTGGATTCGGCCCGGCGGGGTGTCCACTCCAATGAACTGCTGGTGGAATGGGAGCGTGAGATCGGTCAGATTCCCGGGGCCCGTTCCCTGACCTTTGAGGGGTTGTCCGCCGGTCCGGGTGGACCTGAAATCGAGATATGGCTCCAGGGCAGGGACATGAAACAGATCCTGGCCGCCAGCGGCCTGGTGATGGACAAACTCCGCTCTTACGACGGGGTGACGCAGATCCGCAGCGATTACAGTCCGGGCAAGAACGAGTTCCGCCTGGCCCTGAAACCCGGGGCCCGGGCGCTGGGCCTGACGGCGGAAGACCTGGCCCGCCAGGTGCAGGCGGGATATTTCGGCGTGGAGTCGTACCGGCTGCAGAGGGGGCGCGACGACATCCGGGTCAAGGTGCGGCTCACCCGGGCCGAGCGGAGCCGTTTTTCCGACTTTGAACGGCTGCGGATCCGGACTCCGGACGGGGCCGAGGTGCCCATTCTCTCGGTGGCCGATATCTCCTATGGTCCGGGATTTTCCGCCATTGTTCGCACCGACGGTTTGCGGCGCGTGGCGGTGACCGCGGATGTGGACGCCCGCCGGGCCAATGCCGGGGAGATCTATGCCGACCTCTCGGCCACCTTTTTCCCCGAGCTTAAGCGCAAGTTTCCCGGCCTCCATGTGTCGCTCCAGGGGGCGAAAAAGAACATGCGCGAATCGTTTTCCAGCCTCAAGGTGACCTTTCCCCTGGCGGTGCTCGGCATCTATGTCATCGTGGCGACCATTTTCCGTTCCTATCTCCAGCCCCTGGTCATCCTTTTCACCGTGCCGTTCGGTATTATCGGTGCCATCATCGGGCACCTGCTGCTGGGATACGATCTCTCCATGATGTCCCTGTTCGGCATGGTGGCTCTGACCGGGGTGGTGGTGAACGACGCCATTGTCCTCATCGAGCGGATCAACGAGAACCTGGCCGAAGGCATGACTTTTTTCGAGGCCGTCAAGAAAGGCGGGGCCCGACGGTTCCGGGCCATTATGCTCACCTCCATTTCAACGGTGGGCGGGCTGGCTCCCCTGATCATGGAGACGGATCTCCAGGCCCGGTTTCTTATCCCCATGGCCCTGTCCCTGGCCGCTGGAGTCACTTTTGCCACTGTGCTGACCCTGGTGCTCATCCCGTCCCTGCTGGCCATTGTCAATGATCTGCGTCGGCTGGCGGTCCGACTGCGGACCGGTACCTGCCCCACCAGGGAGACGGTGGAACCGGCATCCGGCCGAAGGCAGCCGGCAACGGAGCCTCCCCTGCCATGGCAGGAAAGCACGGATCGGGCCGGCTGA
- a CDS encoding nitrite reductase, whose protein sequence is MEQEKTESLTILCGAGLVSPEFLQAVNDVVQKYQLTLYLSTTQNLRLLEVKESDRQAIMDELASRVGARFKGQVKHPLPKVCVSTPHCKFGRIDTFGLEEKISSLLAGMAPVKPKLKIAISGCTVACPGSLTTDIGIVGTPKGMDVYVGGKLGAFPQIGRRVVRGADEEQVLSLIRELVLYHDSKTKTKQRMFKLLKEPDFPYPDAV, encoded by the coding sequence ATGGAACAGGAGAAAACCGAGTCACTGACCATTCTCTGCGGGGCCGGGCTGGTTAGCCCGGAATTTCTGCAGGCAGTCAACGATGTGGTGCAGAAATATCAGCTCACTCTCTATCTGAGCACGACCCAGAACCTGCGGCTGCTGGAGGTGAAGGAGAGCGACCGCCAGGCCATCATGGATGAGCTGGCCAGCCGGGTCGGAGCCCGGTTCAAGGGTCAGGTCAAGCACCCGCTGCCCAAGGTCTGCGTCTCCACCCCGCACTGTAAATTCGGCCGGATTGACACTTTTGGTCTGGAGGAAAAGATCTCCTCACTGCTGGCCGGTATGGCGCCGGTGAAGCCCAAGCTGAAAATCGCCATCAGCGGCTGTACCGTGGCCTGTCCCGGGTCTTTGACCACGGATATCGGTATCGTCGGAACCCCGAAGGGCATGGATGTGTACGTGGGCGGCAAGCTGGGCGCTTTTCCCCAGATCGGTCGCCGGGTGGTCCGCGGTGCCGATGAAGAGCAGGTTCTGTCCCTGATCCGGGAGCTTGTACTGTACCATGACAGCAAGACCAAGACCAAGCAGCGAATGTTCAAACTGCTCAAGGAGCCGGATTTCCCTTACCCCGACGCTGTCTGA
- a CDS encoding efflux RND transporter periplasmic adaptor subunit, which produces MMNTTQPSPSLLLRLILCLLILGGGAGGFVLLQKMKKPPRHNAPGEHALPVEVMAVQPGQVTISLDGYGEIRSRSRVEISAEVSGRVVSVYGRERDGRGDLESGVEVQAGEVLVVIDDSDYRLEYETARDRLEILERDQVLARRELERVRELYKRNRAGTITSVDRAESNYNAVRNQIRQLEQAMRLARLRMDRCVIRAPFTCRIAEVQVEEGSYVSPGRKFFTLVDDRDLEIEVGLDSREAARWLRFDGRAGDGYWFGTPLPVTGRVQWVEDARVQGQAVVDRVVRFDPKSRTVVVALRLSAKPDSGTGVPLVEGMYCRVAIPGTALENVFVLPRRAVTFDNRVYVAVDGRLQTRQVEVARVEEERALVTAGLKPGDLVITTRLENPLENALLSISSVSETDGVSETDDIPSPSGEHP; this is translated from the coding sequence ATGATGAACACAACCCAACCCTCCCCCTCTCTCCTCCTGCGGCTTATTCTGTGCCTGCTGATTCTCGGTGGTGGCGCCGGTGGCTTTGTCCTGCTCCAGAAGATGAAGAAACCACCACGGCACAACGCTCCGGGCGAACACGCCCTGCCGGTCGAAGTGATGGCCGTGCAGCCCGGTCAGGTGACTATCTCCCTTGACGGGTATGGTGAAATCCGCTCCCGGAGCAGGGTGGAGATATCGGCCGAGGTTTCCGGCCGGGTTGTCTCGGTTTATGGCCGGGAACGCGACGGCAGGGGTGACCTGGAATCAGGGGTGGAGGTTCAGGCCGGAGAGGTGCTGGTGGTCATCGATGATAGCGATTACCGGCTGGAATATGAAACAGCCCGGGACCGGTTGGAGATTCTTGAGCGCGACCAGGTGCTGGCCCGCCGGGAGCTGGAGCGGGTGCGGGAACTCTATAAGCGTAACAGGGCCGGCACCATCACAAGCGTTGATCGGGCGGAGAGCAATTACAACGCGGTCCGCAACCAGATCCGGCAGCTGGAACAGGCCATGCGGCTGGCCAGGCTGCGCATGGACCGGTGTGTCATCAGGGCCCCTTTCACCTGCCGGATCGCCGAAGTGCAGGTGGAAGAGGGCAGCTACGTGAGCCCTGGCCGGAAATTTTTTACCCTGGTCGATGACCGGGACCTGGAGATCGAGGTCGGTCTGGACAGCCGCGAGGCGGCCCGCTGGCTCCGGTTTGACGGCCGGGCCGGCGATGGATACTGGTTCGGGACGCCCCTGCCGGTAACGGGCAGGGTGCAGTGGGTCGAGGATGCCCGGGTCCAGGGGCAGGCCGTGGTGGACAGGGTGGTCCGTTTCGATCCCAAAAGCCGGACCGTGGTGGTGGCCCTGCGTCTATCTGCGAAACCGGATAGCGGGACTGGGGTTCCCCTGGTCGAGGGCATGTACTGCCGGGTGGCGATTCCCGGTACCGCCCTGGAGAACGTCTTTGTCCTGCCGCGCCGGGCGGTCACCTTTGACAACCGGGTCTATGTGGCCGTGGATGGCAGGTTGCAGACCCGGCAGGTGGAGGTGGCCCGGGTCGAAGAGGAGCGGGCCCTGGTCACCGCCGGCCTGAAACCAGGCGACCTGGTGATCACCACCCGGCTGGAAAATCCCCTGGAGAACGCCCTGCTCTCCATCAGCAGTGTGTCAGAGACAGACGGTGTGTCAGAGACAGACGACATCCCCAGCCCCTCCGGTGAGCACCCATGA
- a CDS encoding TolC family protein: MKQRVAGGRRLQLMLFLVVFCWSMAAQAGELPGGKSAPLPAQIQGKEESTALDLEAAQHLALEANPSMAAAGARLEQARARVRQAMAAWYPSLDLSASGRMVRLSDNDYEAARDMAMLYGGTADRTVDDYSLGVQATWVLFDGFYRKFNQQQAKFGEKSLEAARRDARRLLLAAVAEAFYNAQLQQTAVEIAAADARFYAQQLQDAQNRFEVGTGSRGDVLNMKVQLNSARTALLLGKRQYEAALYGLAALLGLPEGALPPNMKLAPLDREVICPDPAAVDRQAEVSRLLAEALETRPDIQTLAMQIRQAEAAAGMAKASDYPRLQLSGGVNGAREGDMGLGVDDFGSSIMLSLGWNLYSGGGDRARQVEARLRLRELRYQYADLRNRVASEIRQDMALLQAAEEQVELQRQTVELVRENRELAEAEYQAGTASIVRLNEAQRNLTTTHVRLAQALVNYHLARQRLLAATGQNLAAFARSATTTDDAGSR, encoded by the coding sequence ATGAAACAAAGGGTCGCTGGAGGCAGACGGTTGCAGCTGATGCTTTTTCTGGTCGTTTTCTGCTGGAGTATGGCCGCACAGGCCGGGGAGCTACCTGGAGGCAAGTCCGCTCCATTGCCGGCACAGATTCAGGGGAAGGAGGAGAGTACAGCCCTCGATCTCGAGGCCGCCCAGCACCTCGCCCTGGAGGCCAATCCCTCCATGGCGGCGGCTGGCGCCCGGCTGGAACAGGCCCGGGCCCGGGTCAGGCAGGCCATGGCTGCCTGGTACCCCTCGCTTGATCTCAGCGCTTCGGGCCGGATGGTCCGGCTGTCGGATAACGACTATGAAGCGGCCCGGGATATGGCCATGCTCTATGGCGGTACTGCCGACCGGACCGTTGATGACTATTCCCTCGGCGTGCAGGCCACCTGGGTTCTCTTTGACGGCTTTTACCGCAAATTCAACCAGCAGCAGGCCAAGTTCGGGGAGAAATCGCTGGAGGCGGCCCGCCGGGATGCCCGGCGTCTGCTCCTGGCCGCGGTGGCCGAGGCTTTCTATAATGCCCAGCTCCAGCAGACGGCGGTGGAGATCGCCGCCGCCGATGCCAGGTTCTATGCCCAGCAGCTTCAGGACGCGCAGAATCGCTTTGAAGTGGGCACCGGCTCCCGGGGCGATGTGCTCAATATGAAGGTCCAGCTCAATTCGGCCCGCACCGCCCTGTTGCTGGGCAAGCGTCAGTACGAGGCCGCGCTCTACGGGTTGGCTGCCCTGCTCGGACTGCCCGAAGGCGCCTTGCCCCCGAACATGAAGCTGGCACCGCTGGACCGGGAGGTGATCTGCCCGGACCCTGCCGCCGTGGACCGGCAGGCAGAGGTAAGCAGGCTGCTTGCCGAGGCCCTGGAGACGCGGCCGGATATCCAGACGCTGGCCATGCAGATAAGGCAGGCCGAAGCCGCCGCCGGGATGGCGAAAGCCAGCGACTATCCCCGTCTTCAGCTGTCCGGGGGTGTGAACGGCGCTCGGGAGGGTGATATGGGACTCGGGGTGGATGATTTTGGTTCCAGTATCATGCTCAGCCTGGGCTGGAATCTTTATTCGGGCGGGGGTGACCGGGCCCGGCAGGTCGAGGCGCGGTTACGGCTGCGGGAGCTGCGCTACCAGTATGCCGATCTGCGCAACCGGGTGGCCTCCGAGATACGCCAGGACATGGCACTCCTGCAGGCGGCCGAGGAACAGGTCGAGCTCCAGCGGCAAACCGTGGAGCTGGTCCGGGAAAACCGGGAGCTGGCCGAGGCGGAATACCAGGCCGGGACCGCTTCCATTGTCCGGCTCAACGAGGCCCAGCGCAACCTGACCACCACCCATGTCCGTCTGGCCCAGGCTCTGGTCAACTACCACCTGGCCCGCCAGCGGCTGCTGGCGGCCACCGGCCAGAACCTGGCCGCCTTTGCCAGGTCGGCCACGACCACGGATGATGCCGGATCACGGTAG